From Pseudomonadota bacterium:
CATGGACTAGGAAGCTGCGCGGTGATCATCTCCCAGCCCTTCGACTCTATAGTGTTGACGAGGTTTTCCATTCCTCCGTCATGGAACGGACAACATGTTGAAGGCAAAAAAACGGTTAACGCCTATGGGGCGAATTGGACTCCCTGGGTTGCACACCGTTCGTTGACGTTTTGGCAGGAAGGCAATACCGGCTCAGGCAAGCGACCAAAGCGCAACGTTCCAATCGTCGAATCTACGTGAATCCGGACAGCGGGAGTTGGGGAACGACCTATACTTGGCTCAATTCCACTTTCACAACGGGCAGCCCGCTCATTGTGTGGCATCATTACACGCATACATTTTCTCCCAATTGGTCGAGCCCCAAGGCCAACGTCATGCCGATCGCTGGTAGAATTCTCAACCAATACTCGTTACTTGAATATCCTGACAATACATACACGTATGTTCGAACGGATTCCACCAACTGCGTGGTCAATAACGCCCACGAAGGAGGCGCCTACTACGACGGCTCCGGGCATGTTTGCTTGAGGGGAAGCGGGGCGACAGGTTGGGACGATGCGACGACGTACAAGTTTCTTGTGGGGCACGTTTTCGGACATCGAATGGCAGACGTTAATGGTGGACCATTAAACAGTGGTTTTGACAATGACGATGCACCTGGTCCTTGCAGATGCATTGATTTTACAGCATATGGAGGAAATACACATTGCATGGGTTCTAGAGATCCCATTGAGGCGGCGGAGAGCGAGGGATTTGCGGATTTCTTTTCAACAGCGGTATTCAATAATCGCAGTGAGAGCGAGACAAAAATATTTTCATACCCGCAAGAAACATACTTTTGTTTCTTGTCCGGGGGAAAGGGCTATCTCAATATTGACTGGGATCCACCGCATGTTTTCCCTGCCAGCCTGGATGAATCAGGCAGTAACTGCAACACCTTTATGACCTACGTTTGCGATCCCGGAGAGGCAGATCTAGGTGTAGAATTGGATTGGTTGCGTCTTACCTGGGAACTCTGGACGACCGGAAACGAGTTTTCCATGGATCAGATATCCGACATCTGGGAAGATACGAGTGGAGGGAATTGGGATGACCTGCTGGCCACAGTTGAGAGCCAATGGGAGGCATCTGACCCCGACAAAGTTAATGTATTTAACAACAAAAGCATCCAGTCGGGAGTTAATCATTATTCCGACTGAACCGGGGCCTTGGGAGAAACAATGTTGATGCGTACACGCCCCCGGCGGGGTTTTCATCTAGGGAAGAGGGATAGTGATGAATAGGACCGGGGGAATGATATTTAGGGTCCTTTGGGGGATCGTCGGGTGTTGTTTGTTTGTTTCTTCCTGTGGTAGCGACGGCAACAACAGCAAAGGCGATGCGGCATCAACTGATTCCGATTCGGATGCGGATACCGATGCAGACACGAACTCTGACACGGACGCCGGGACGGATTCGGATACCTGCACGCAGCCCGACGCCATTGCCTCGTGCGAGAGCGGTTGGTGCATGATTCCCGCAGGGTGCTTCCTCTACGGCTCTCCGCCCACAGAGCCGTGTCGCTCGGCCAACAACGAGGAACAGGTCTACGTCACCCTGACACACCCGTTCCTGATCCAGACCACCGAGGTGACCCAAGAGCAGTGGGAGGAGATGGGCTTCCCCAACCCATCTCCTTCCCCGACCTGCGCCGACTGTCCGGTCTCGATCGTGAGCTGGTTCGACGCGATCGCGTACTGCAACGCGCGCTCGGAGAGCGAGGGGTTGGAGACTTGCTACGACCTCTCATCGTGCGAGGGACTAGTGGGGAGCGGTTTCGGAGCGCCCGAGGACGATTTCGTTTGCGCGGGAGAGGTACAGAAGTTCGGGAACGTGTACGAGTGCCCGGGCTACCGGCTGCCCACCACCGCAGAGTGGGAGTACTCTGCGCGCGCGGGAACGACGACGGAAACGTACGCCGGCGATTCCCCTTCAGACAACGTGGAAGACTGCCAGCCGGACCCGGTGGTCGACGAGATCGCGTGGTCGTGCTCGAACACGGACATGGCGATGGCGGTGGGATTGAAGACGCCGAACGGTTGGGGATTGTATGACATGCTGGGCAATATTGGAGAGTGGGCTAGTGATCCATACCAAAACGTTCCCCTTGGCGGGGGAGCAGGATCAGTTATCGACCCACATGGCTTCGTGGAGAGCAGCTCGGGTCGGCCTGTAAGGGGGGGGGTTTGGATGAACGATCCCGTGTGTGTAAAGTCAGCATTCATCAGTTCGAGCAGCATTGATGGTAAGTTGTCCGGTAGGGGTTTTCGTCCGGCAAGAACCCTTTTCGAATGAAAGAAATCCATCAGCCAAGGATCCATCAACCAATGGGCGAATCAAGACGTGTAGCGTGCTCGGCGATATCCATTTCCGCGCTGGTCGCTCTTCTCGTGATGAGCTGCGGCGACGGCGGCGGTGGAGGAGACGACGGCGGAGCGGACGCGGGCGACGCCGGCGATCCCTGCACGTCCGACGGCGAGTGGTACGACGAGCACACCGGCCTGTGCTGGCAGGATCCGCCGGGCGACTCCCTGATGATCCAGGACGAGGCGATCGCGCACTGCGACGATCTCGTGCTGGGCGGTCGCGACGACTGGCGGCTGCCGAGGATCCAGGAGTTGATCGCGCTGGTTCGGGGGTGCGGGAGGGAATAGGGGACGTTGCTTCCTTTTATAACTTATCGCGAGAGGGACGCGGGTCGGCCGTAGAGATACAATTCCCACTAGGGAACCACCCGAACACACCGAACCGATGCCACGCCCTCGTCTTTGATGTTCCAATCCACCGTGCCGTCGGCGAAAGAAACGAACCACGCACTTTCGACGTTGAAGACCTCCGCCGAGGATGACCCAAATAGGACGAAATAGGGGACGTTGCTTCCTTCTGAAACTTGCGTCGTTTCTGCGACGGCTCCCGCCCGCTTCCGCCCCCTACGGCCAGGTGAACGGCCCGGTCTGCACGACATAGTTGCCGCCGCTCAGGATCGGCTCGATGGCGCACGTCGTGTCCCAGTAGCCGCCGTCCCAGGTGACGTGGGCGACCTTCCAGCCGTCGCCGCCGTCGAAGTAGCCGGCCGTGTCGAACCCCGTGACCTGGGGCGAGACGCCGAACGTCGCCCGGTGGTCTCCGCCGCAGTAGATGTTCACGACCGGGTGCGTCACGGACGAGGTCCCGTAGAAGTGCGACAGGATGGCGAACTCGTCGCTGTCGTTCGGGTTGTCGAGGTTGATGTTCTCCGGGATGCCGACCGTCGAGATGTTGTCGATGTCGAGGCGCGGGTTGTGGTTGGAGCCGGTCATCGCGTAGCCCCAGTTCACCGAATAGTACGAATTCTTGCAGTTGTTGTAGCCGCAGTCCGAGGTCGTGGCGCCGGTGTTGAACCAGTCCGTGGTCCGCCCGATCTTGCCCAGGCGCAGGTCGATGTCCGAGGTGCCGTCCGTGTCCCAGCACATCTCCACCCGCAGCCCCGGGGCGATGACGTGGACGATCCAGGTGCAGGTCATCGTGCCGTTGATGGCCGACACGATCGTCAGCGTGAGCGTGTAGGTTCCGGACAGGTTGAAGTAGAGGTTGAGCGTCGAGAGGCCGGTGCCGCTGCGCGTCGTCGTGTTGACGCCGTTCATCGTGAAGCTGTTCGTCCCGAGCACGATGTCGCACGGTCCCTGGCTGAGCGTCCACGTCCAGCTCGCGGTCGCGTGATCCGTGCCGTTGTAGATGGCCGGGTACCCGGTGATCGTCTTGGTGACGAACGGCGTCGCGGTGCCGATGTCGTAGGAGCAGTCGATGGGCGGCTCGCAGCACAGGCCGTCGTCCGGGCATCCGTCGCAGTCGTTGTCCGCGTAGTCGCACACCTCCGGCGTAGGCACGATGCCGCCCGTGCACGGGCCCCACAGCCCGAACTCGCCGGACGTGACGCACGACTGGGAGCCGTCGTCGCACACCCCCACGCCGCGGTAGTTCGGCGGGCCGAGGAAGCACGGCTGGACCTCGCCGATCGTGCACTGGCACCCCTCGTCGACCGTGCCGTCGCAGTCGTTGTCGGACCCGTCGCAGTACGACGGCCCCTCGCTCGTCATGGCGGACACGCAGCCCGTGGGGGTCGAGCACGCGTCGGTCCAGGTGCCGTCGCAGTCCGAATCGGTGTCCGTGTCGGTGTCGGTGTCGGTATCCGTGTCCGTGTCCGTGTCCCCGCCCGACACGTCGTCGTCGAGCCCGTCGCAATCCTGGTCGACGCCGTCGTCCAGGATCTCGTCCGCGCCCGGGTAGACGGCCGGGTCGTCGTCGTCGCAGTCGAACGGGAGGCACCAGTCGTCCGAGTCCCCGTCCGTGCATTCGGCACCCGTGTCCGAATCCGTGTCCGTGTCGGTGTCGGAATCTGCGTCCGTATCGGTGTCTGCGTCCGTATCAGTGTCGGAATCGGCATCGGTATCGGTGTCGGAATCGGAATCGGTGTCGGAATCGATATCCGTGTCCGAATCCGAATCCGTATCGGAATCGGAATCGACGTCCGTGTCCCCGTCCGTGTCGCCGGCGAAGCCGCCGCCGCCGCCGTTCGAGCACGCGCCGCCCGCGAGGAGGAGCGCACCGAGCGAGAGGCACACGATGGTTCGATATGTCATTTCGTTTCTCCGTTCCCCGCGTGAGGGCCGATCCGCCTATCCGACTGCTTAGTCGTGATTTTACCGCATTTTTCCGATTGTGGTTCGGTGGGAATGAAAAATTATACGGCCTACTCGCGCAGCAGGACGTCGCAGTAGTACTTCACCTTCTTGAGCGCCCTCCCGAGCGGCCTCTCGTGGATGTCCTTGCGCAGCGCCATGAACAGCTTGCGCTTCAGGCGGTACGAGTTGAGCGCCCACTTCTTGTCCTTCTTCGGCTTTTCCCCGCCCACCTCGGCGATCTTGTCGAACAGCCGCTCCTTGTCGTAGCCCCACGCGGAGATGTCCTCGGCCGGGATCGGCTCGACGACGCGGCGCGCGATCTCGAGCTTGTGCGCGTCGTTCGCGAGCTCGACCGCCCACGTGCTCACCGACTTGGTCGTCGGCCGCTTCTCGGCGCTCGCCTTCGGATCGCCGTAGCTCTTCACGACGTGGGTGTGCTCCCCGTAGTTCACAGCGCCCTCCTCGTTGGGGAGGCCGAGGAACGCGAAGATCTCGGCCATCTTCGCCTCGGGCTGCTTCACGAGATCCTCGTACTTGATGTGGTAGACGGGCGCCGGCTTCTCGCGGAGGAACTTCGCCATCGCCGGGACGTAGCGCCCCAGGACGTCGTTGAACGCGACCGCCGCGTCGTAGTCGCCCTCGAAGAACGAGCCCGCGAACGACGAGAGAATCGCGAGCGGGTGGCGCGTGAGCACGACGTAGCGCGCCTCCGGGTACACGCGCGAGAGGAACGGCAGCACGAGCGCGTTCGCGGGCGTCTTGTCGAGCATCATCTTCTTGCCGGTCGAGTCGGCCATGCGGCCGTACAGCACGTCGAGGTACGCGCGGCAGGCGTCGAGGTAGTCGTTCTCCTTGCCCGGGAGCTCTTCGACGTACTCGCGGACCGCCTCGGCCGCGTTGATGTGATCGTACGGCGCCTTGTCGACGGTCGCGTAGTAGCCGAGGTGCGCGAGCGGCGTCACGATGTGCGGCTCCGGGTGGGTGGAGATCTGCGAGTGGGAGCCGAGGATCCGCTGCAGCATCGTGGAGCCGGAGCGCGGCGGGCTGATGACGAACACCATTCTCTCTTGCATCGCTTGTACCTCCTCGTGCGCGGCGCGAGCGCCCCGCAAGACGGAATTACACCGAAAACGCGGCGCTGTGCCAGTTCCGGAGGGGAGCGGAGATCCGACCGATCGGTCGGATCCGCCGGATCGGTCGGATCGCCCTGGCACAATATGGCACAGGCACACGCCCGACAGTTTATTATCTATATGATTTTATTACTGTATATGACTTGCTCCGCTCTTGTTCCGACTGGCACACCATGTGCAACACCCCACCCGGATTCGCGAGAAAGGACGGTGTGACATGACGTGTTTCGATATGACGAAAATGCTGGGCATCGCGCTCGTCTTGGTGCTCGCCGCGGCCTGCAACGGGAAGCCGATGCCGTTTTTCGGACAGGGCGACGGGCACAACGACGACGAAGAGAGCTGCGAGTCCGACGCGCACGTCCCGCAGTTCGCGGAGGTGCACATGAGCAACCCCGCGCTGCGCGGCGCGACCGGGTGCGACGAGGTCGTCGACGTGCTGCGGCAGAAGCTGCTCGACCAGATGGTGGCGATGATCGAGTCCAACCGCGCGTACTTCCTCGCGCAGGAGGCGAAGTCGGAAGAGGAGTGCATGGGCTATTCCGACATGGACGCGGACACGGACATGGACGCGGATACGGATGTGGACTCCGACGGGGACTCGGACGGGGACTCGGACGGGGATTCGGACGGCGCCGAGGACTACTCGACGACGAACAACCAAGTGGAGGGCGTCGACGAGCCGGACTTCGTGAAGAACGACGGCAACACCATCTACCTGCTCGCGGACGGTCGGTTCCAGGTCTTCGACGCGTGGCCGGCCCAGGAGTCGCACAGGATCTCGGCCACGGCGATCGAGGGCGAGCCGAAGAAGATGTTCGTGCTCGGGGATCGCGCGGTCGTCTACTCCTCGCTCCCGGCGGTGTGGACCGGCGATCCGGTCTTCGACATGGCTGGGTACTACGGCGGGGAGTGCACGTACGGGTACGACTGCGAGCTGGTAGGTGATGGGCATCCGCTCAAGATCACGGTACTCGACATCTCCGACCTCACGGCGCCGGAGATCGTGCGCGAGATCGACTTCGGGGGCTCGCTCGTCGCCGGGCGCGCCATCGATGGCGCGACGTTCACCATGGTGGTGTTCCCGCAGATGGGCGCGAACGTGTCCTTCGGCGGCGACAACATACCTGTCGAGCTGGAGGGCCATTGGAACGAGTGCGGCCCGGACCTTCCGTTCTCCCAGTGCGAGATCCAGCGGATGTTCGACGCGCTGATCGAGCAGTACGCGGCGGAGATCGCGGCGCTCGAGCCCGAGTCGATCCTGCCGGGTGTCCGGGATCGCCGGCTCGTGGGTGGCGAGTGGATCGAGACGAGCGAGCAGTTCGCCGACTGCGAGAGCTTCTTCGTGAGCGAGTCGGGCGACGGCCTGAACCAGATATCCCTGTTCACCTTCGACCCCGCGCAGGAGGACGACCTCGGCATGACGTCGATTATCGATCGGCCCGGCGCGGTGTATGCCAACGCGACGTCGATGTACGTCGCCTCGCGCCACTACGCGGGCTACGACGACGAATGGTACTTCGACGATCCGGCCGCGACACCCGAGGCGACGACCGTGCACAAGTTCGTGCTCGATCCCGCGGCGCGGACCGCCGAGTACGCCGGCTCCGGCGTGGTGAAGGGACGCGTGCTCAACCAGTTCTCCATGGACGAGCACGACGGCGATCTCCGCATCGCGACAACCACGGGCCACCTGCCGAGCGCGGATACCCACAGCACGGTGAGCGTGCTTGGCGAAACGGACGGATCTCTCGAGCTCGTCGGCCAGGTCGACCACATCGCGCCGTCCGAGGACATCCGCTCCGTGCGGTTCTCGGGCGACCAGGGCTACGTCGTGACGTTCGAGAAGACCGATCCTTTGTTCGTGCTCGACCTCGCGGATCCCACCGCTCCGGCGGTCGTCGGCGAGCTGGTCATCCCCGGTTTCTCCACGTACATGCACCTCATGGGCGCGGACCACCTCCTCACCATCGGCTATGACGCGGACGACATGGGCGACTTCTCGTGGTTCCAGGGCGTGAGGCTCCAGATCTTCGACATCTCCGAGCCCACGAACCCGCTGCTCGACCACGTCGAGGTGATCGGCTCGCGCGGCTCGACCTCGGAGGCGACGACGAACCACCTCGCGTTCAACTACTTCGCGTCGCGCGACCTGCTCGCACTCCCGATGACGATCTGCGAGGGCGGCGACGAAGGGATGTACGGCTACGACATGACGTTCAGCGGCCTGCTCGTCTACAACGTCACCACCGAGGACGGGTTCACGCAGCTCGGTGGCGTGCCCCACGCGGCGCCGACGGCGGGCGACGACTACGAAACAGCGTGCGGTAACTGGTGGACCAACGGGAACTCCGCCGTGAAGCGCAGCGTGTTCATGGAGGACTACGTCTTCTCCATCGCGACGGATCTCGTCAATGTCGCGAGCGTCTCCGCGTTGAGCGACGTGCTCGTCTCCCTGGACCTCACCGCCCCGTAACCCCGGATGATCACGCGCGCCGAGCGGACGCGATCGACCCGACCAGCGCGGCGAGCTTCAGCCCGGCGAACAGGAGGGCGGTCGTCACGAGCCCGTACGCGGGCAGCCACACGACGCCCGTGACGAGCGCGCCGAAAGCCGCGCCGAGGTGATCCGCGGCCTCGATCGGGGCGGCGGACGCCCGCTCGTCCGCGCCGCGCTCGCGCGCGATGACCGCGAGGAACGCCGGGAACGCGGCGCCGGTCGCGGCGCCGGCCACGACGGACCAGACCACGGCGAGCCACGCGCGGGAGAGCGCCGCGCCGAGGATCGGGCCCGTCGCGAGGAGCAGGCCGAGCGCGACGAGATCCGCGGCGACCGCGGCGCGGGCCGTCCCGGATCCCAGCGTGCGGGCGCCTATCGCGGCGCCCGCCGCGAGCCCGGCCATGAACGCGGCGAGGATCCCCGCGAGCGCCGTGTACAGCACTCCCGCCGCGGTCTGGAACGCGTAGAGCACCATGAGCTCGATCGCCATGCCGGCGGCCCCCGTCGTCGCGATGGAGAAGAGCGCGTCGAAGGCGCCGCGCCGCCGCCTGACCGTTGTCGCGATCCGGAGCGCGATCCAGAGCGCGATCGGCAGGGCGAGGAGCGTCCAGCCGAAGCGCCCCGCGAAACCTGTCGCCGTGCCGCCGCTTCGCCCGAGGCCGGAGCCGATCTGCCGCTCCCAGAGCTCGACGCCGGCGAGGTAGGCGTACGGCCGCGCGTCTGTGTTCGCGGGTGCGGCGGTCGCCTCGAGGCGCGCGCGCAACGCCGACGCCCGGCCCGGGTCGAGCAGATCCTTGAACCTTTCGGGGACGAAGCCGCCGGGCGCGTCGATCCGGGATCGGAAGCGCGCGGCGAGGATCTCGGGATCGGCGACGAGGTCGCCCGGTGCCGCGGCGGCCAGGATCGTGGTCTCGGTGCCCGGGACGAGCAGGGTGACCGGGAGCGAGGCCTTGACCGCGCGCCAGGACGAAGCCGCGGCCCGCGCCGCCTCCTCGGCGAGGACGTTGGCGCCGCCCGGCGCGCGGAACGCGGCGACGCCGCCCGGGCGCAGCGCC
This genomic window contains:
- a CDS encoding formylglycine-generating enzyme family protein — protein: MNRTGGMIFRVLWGIVGCCLFVSSCGSDGNNSKGDAASTDSDSDADTDADTNSDTDAGTDSDTCTQPDAIASCESGWCMIPAGCFLYGSPPTEPCRSANNEEQVYVTLTHPFLIQTTEVTQEQWEEMGFPNPSPSPTCADCPVSIVSWFDAIAYCNARSESEGLETCYDLSSCEGLVGSGFGAPEDDFVCAGEVQKFGNVYECPGYRLPTTAEWEYSARAGTTTETYAGDSPSDNVEDCQPDPVVDEIAWSCSNTDMAMAVGLKTPNGWGLYDMLGNIGEWASDPYQNVPLGGGAGSVIDPHGFVESSSGRPVRGGVWMNDPVCVKSAFISSSSIDGKLSGRGFRPARTLFE
- a CDS encoding sulfotransferase, whose amino-acid sequence is MQERMVFVISPPRSGSTMLQRILGSHSQISTHPEPHIVTPLAHLGYYATVDKAPYDHINAAEAVREYVEELPGKENDYLDACRAYLDVLYGRMADSTGKKMMLDKTPANALVLPFLSRVYPEARYVVLTRHPLAILSSFAGSFFEGDYDAAVAFNDVLGRYVPAMAKFLREKPAPVYHIKYEDLVKQPEAKMAEIFAFLGLPNEEGAVNYGEHTHVVKSYGDPKASAEKRPTTKSVSTWAVELANDAHKLEIARRVVEPIPAEDISAWGYDKERLFDKIAEVGGEKPKKDKKWALNSYRLKRKLFMALRKDIHERPLGRALKKVKYYCDVLLRE
- a CDS encoding MopE-related protein, yielding MTYRTIVCLSLGALLLAGGACSNGGGGGFAGDTDGDTDVDSDSDTDSDSDTDIDSDTDSDSDTDTDADSDTDTDADTDTDADSDTDTDTDSDTGAECTDGDSDDWCLPFDCDDDDPAVYPGADEILDDGVDQDCDGLDDDVSGGDTDTDTDTDTDTDTDTDSDCDGTWTDACSTPTGCVSAMTSEGPSYCDGSDNDCDGTVDEGCQCTIGEVQPCFLGPPNYRGVGVCDDGSQSCVTSGEFGLWGPCTGGIVPTPEVCDYADNDCDGCPDDGLCCEPPIDCSYDIGTATPFVTKTITGYPAIYNGTDHATASWTWTLSQGPCDIVLGTNSFTMNGVNTTTRSGTGLSTLNLYFNLSGTYTLTLTIVSAINGTMTCTWIVHVIAPGLRVEMCWDTDGTSDIDLRLGKIGRTTDWFNTGATTSDCGYNNCKNSYYSVNWGYAMTGSNHNPRLDIDNISTVGIPENINLDNPNDSDEFAILSHFYGTSSVTHPVVNIYCGGDHRATFGVSPQVTGFDTAGYFDGGDGWKVAHVTWDGGYWDTTCAIEPILSGGNYVVQTGPFTWP
- a CDS encoding DUF1566 domain-containing protein; the encoded protein is MSCGDGGGGGDDGGADAGDAGDPCTSDGEWYDEHTGLCWQDPPGDSLMIQDEAIAHCDDLVLGGRDDWRLPRIQELIALVRGCGRE
- a CDS encoding beta-propeller domain-containing protein, producing the protein MKNDGNTIYLLADGRFQVFDAWPAQESHRISATAIEGEPKKMFVLGDRAVVYSSLPAVWTGDPVFDMAGYYGGECTYGYDCELVGDGHPLKITVLDISDLTAPEIVREIDFGGSLVAGRAIDGATFTMVVFPQMGANVSFGGDNIPVELEGHWNECGPDLPFSQCEIQRMFDALIEQYAAEIAALEPESILPGVRDRRLVGGEWIETSEQFADCESFFVSESGDGLNQISLFTFDPAQEDDLGMTSIIDRPGAVYANATSMYVASRHYAGYDDEWYFDDPAATPEATTVHKFVLDPAARTAEYAGSGVVKGRVLNQFSMDEHDGDLRIATTTGHLPSADTHSTVSVLGETDGSLELVGQVDHIAPSEDIRSVRFSGDQGYVVTFEKTDPLFVLDLADPTAPAVVGELVIPGFSTYMHLMGADHLLTIGYDADDMGDFSWFQGVRLQIFDISEPTNPLLDHVEVIGSRGSTSEATTNHLAFNYFASRDLLALPMTICEGGDEGMYGYDMTFSGLLVYNVTTEDGFTQLGGVPHAAPTAGDDYETACGNWWTNGNSAVKRSVFMEDYVFSIATDLVNVASVSALSDVLVSLDLTAP